The proteins below are encoded in one region of Pseudomonas helmanticensis:
- the rpsG gene encoding 30S ribosomal protein S7, giving the protein MPRRRVAAKREILDDPKYGSQILAKFMNHVMESGKKAVAERIVYGALETVATRKAGTDPLELFEKALDAIAPLVEVKSRRVGGATYQVPVEVRPSRRNALAMRWLVDFARKRGEKSMALRLAGELLDAAEGKGAAVKKREDVHRMAEANKAFSHYRF; this is encoded by the coding sequence ATGCCAAGACGTCGCGTAGCAGCAAAGCGTGAGATTCTGGACGATCCGAAATACGGAAGCCAGATCCTCGCCAAATTCATGAACCACGTTATGGAAAGCGGCAAGAAAGCCGTTGCCGAGCGTATCGTTTATGGTGCCCTGGAAACCGTTGCGACCCGTAAGGCTGGCACCGATCCCCTGGAACTCTTCGAAAAAGCACTCGACGCCATCGCTCCGCTGGTCGAAGTGAAGTCGCGCCGCGTTGGTGGTGCTACTTACCAGGTTCCGGTCGAGGTTCGTCCTTCCCGTCGTAACGCTCTGGCAATGCGCTGGTTGGTAGACTTCGCACGTAAGCGTGGCGAGAAGTCTATGGCTCTGCGTTTGGCTGGCGAACTGCTGGATGCTGCTGAAGGTAAAGGTGCTGCTGTTAAGAAGCGTGAAGACGTGCACCGTATGGCTGAAGCCAACAAAGCTTTCTCGCACTACCGCTTCTAA
- the rpsL gene encoding 30S ribosomal protein S12, producing MATINQLVRQPRKRIVEKSDVPALQNCPQRRGVCTRVYTTTPKKPNSALRKVCRVRLTNGFEVSSYIGGEGHNLQEHSVVLIRGGRVKDLPGVRYHTVRGSLDTSGVKGRNQGRSKYGTKRPK from the coding sequence ATGGCAACTATCAACCAGCTGGTACGTCAGCCGCGTAAGCGTATCGTCGAGAAATCCGACGTACCTGCGCTGCAGAACTGCCCGCAACGTCGTGGCGTGTGCACCCGTGTGTACACCACTACGCCGAAAAAACCTAACTCGGCACTGCGTAAAGTATGCCGTGTGCGCCTGACCAACGGTTTCGAGGTTTCCTCGTACATCGGTGGTGAAGGTCACAACCTGCAAGAGCACAGCGTGGTACTGATCCGCGGCGGTCGTGTAAAAGACTTGCCAGGTGTTCGTTACCACACCGTTCGCGGCTCCTTGGATACTTCCGGCGTTAAAGGTCGTAACCAGGGTCGTTCGAAGTACGGTACCAAGCGTCCGAAGTAA
- the rpoC gene encoding DNA-directed RNA polymerase subunit beta' translates to MKDLLNLLKNQGQVEEFDAIRIGLASPEMIRSWSFGEVKKPETINYRTFKPERDGLFCAKIFGPVKDYECLCGKYKRLKHRGVICEKCGVEVALAKVRRERMAHIELASPVAHIWFLKSLPSRIGLLMDMTLRDIERVLYFESYVVIDPGMTTLEKGQLLNDEQYFEALEEFGDDFDARMGAEAVRELLHAIDLEHEIGRLREEIPQTNSETKIKKLSKRLKLMEAFQGSGNLPEWMVLTVLPVLPPDLRPLVPLDGGRFATSDLNDLYRRVINRNNRLKRLLDLSAPDIIVRNEKRMLQEAVDALLDNGRRGRAITGSNKRPLKSLADMIKGKQGRFRQNLLGKRVDYSGRSVITVGPTLRLHQCGLPKKMALELFKPFIFGKLEMRGLATTIKAAKKMVERELPEVWDVLAEVIREHPVLLNRAPTLHRLGIQAFEPVLIEGKAIQLHPLVCAAYNADFDGDQMAVHVPLTLEAQLEARALMMSTNNILSPANGEPIIVPSQDVVLGLYYMTREAINAKGEGRVFADLQEVDRVFRAGEAALHAKVKVRINETVNDRDGNSVSGTRIVDTTVGRALLFQVVPKGLSYDVVNLPMKKKAISKLINQCYRVVGLKETVIFADQLMYTGFAYSTISGVSIGVNDFVIPDEKARIIGAATDEVKEIESQYASGLVTQGEKYNKVIDLWSKANDEVSKAMMANLSKEKVIDRHGVEVDQESFNSMYMMADSGARGSAAQIRQLAGMRGLMAKPDGSIIETPITANFREGLSVLQYFISTHGARKGLADTALKTANSGYLTRRLVDVAQDLVVTEIDCGTEHGLLMTPHIEGGDVVEPLGERVLGRVIARDVFKPGTEDVIVPAGTLVDEKWVEFIELNSIDEVIVRSPISCETRYGICAKCYGRDLARGHQVNIGEAVGVIAAQSIGEPGTQLTMRTFHIGGAASRTSAADSVQVKNGGTVRLHNLKHVERVDGHLVAVSRSGELAIADDFGRERERYKLPYGAVISVKEGDKVDAGAIVAKWDPHTHPIVTEMKGTVTYVGMEEGITIKRQTDELTGMTNIEVLDAKDRPAAGKEIRPAVKMVDDNGKDLLLPGTDVIAQYFLPANALVGVADGAKIAIGDVIARIPQETSKTRDITGGLPRVADLFEARRPKEASILAEVSGTIAFGKETKGKRRLVITPNDGTDPYEELIPKWRHLNVFEGEQVNRGEVISDGPSDPHDILRLLGVSALAKYIVNEIQDVYRLQGVKINDKHIETILRQMLRKVEIAESGDSSFIKGDQMELTHVLVENERLGGEDKFVSKYTRVLLGITKASLSTESFISAASFQETTRVLTEAAVTGKRDYLRGLKENVVVGRLIPAGTGLAYHSERKRRREADKPLRVSASEVEAALTEALNSSGN, encoded by the coding sequence TTGAAAGACCTACTGAATTTGCTGAAAAACCAGGGTCAAGTCGAAGAGTTCGACGCCATCCGTATCGGATTGGCCTCGCCTGAGATGATCCGCTCGTGGTCGTTCGGTGAAGTTAAAAAGCCGGAAACCATCAACTACCGTACGTTCAAACCTGAGCGTGACGGCCTGTTCTGCGCCAAGATCTTTGGCCCGGTAAAGGATTACGAGTGCCTGTGCGGTAAGTACAAGCGCTTGAAGCACCGTGGTGTGATCTGCGAGAAGTGCGGCGTTGAAGTTGCATTGGCCAAGGTTCGTCGTGAGCGCATGGCGCACATCGAACTGGCTTCGCCGGTTGCCCACATCTGGTTCCTGAAATCGCTGCCGTCGCGTATCGGCTTGCTGATGGACATGACCCTGCGTGATATCGAACGCGTTCTCTACTTCGAGAGCTATGTCGTTATCGATCCAGGCATGACCACCCTTGAAAAAGGTCAGCTGCTGAACGACGAGCAGTACTTCGAAGCGCTGGAAGAGTTCGGTGATGACTTCGACGCCCGTATGGGTGCTGAAGCTGTCCGTGAACTGCTGCACGCTATCGACCTGGAGCACGAGATTGGCCGTCTGCGTGAAGAAATTCCGCAAACCAACTCCGAAACCAAGATCAAGAAGCTGTCCAAGCGTCTGAAGTTGATGGAAGCCTTCCAGGGTTCCGGCAACCTGCCAGAGTGGATGGTGCTGACCGTTCTGCCGGTTCTGCCGCCAGATCTGCGTCCACTGGTCCCGCTGGATGGCGGTCGTTTCGCGACTTCCGACCTCAACGATCTGTATCGTCGAGTGATCAACCGTAACAACCGTTTGAAGCGCCTGCTGGATCTGTCCGCTCCGGACATCATCGTGCGCAACGAAAAGCGTATGTTGCAGGAAGCTGTCGATGCTCTGCTCGACAACGGTCGTCGTGGCCGCGCTATCACTGGTTCGAACAAGCGTCCTCTGAAATCCCTGGCTGACATGATCAAGGGTAAGCAAGGTCGTTTCCGTCAGAACTTGCTCGGTAAGCGTGTTGACTACTCCGGTCGTTCGGTAATTACCGTAGGTCCGACCCTGCGTCTGCACCAGTGCGGTCTGCCGAAGAAGATGGCTCTCGAGCTGTTCAAACCGTTCATTTTCGGCAAGCTCGAAATGCGTGGTCTCGCGACCACCATCAAAGCGGCCAAGAAAATGGTCGAGCGCGAACTGCCAGAGGTTTGGGACGTTCTCGCTGAAGTGATTCGCGAACACCCGGTTCTTCTCAACCGTGCACCGACCCTTCACCGTCTGGGTATCCAGGCGTTTGAACCGGTACTGATCGAAGGTAAGGCTATCCAGCTGCACCCTCTGGTCTGCGCCGCGTACAACGCCGACTTCGACGGCGACCAAATGGCCGTGCACGTACCGCTGACACTGGAAGCCCAGCTGGAAGCGCGTGCGTTGATGATGTCGACCAACAACATTCTGTCGCCAGCCAACGGTGAGCCAATCATCGTTCCGTCGCAGGACGTTGTATTGGGTCTGTACTACATGACTCGTGAAGCGATCAACGCCAAAGGCGAAGGTCGTGTGTTCGCGGATCTGCAGGAAGTTGACCGTGTGTTCCGTGCCGGCGAAGCCGCACTGCACGCCAAGGTTAAAGTACGTATCAACGAAACCGTCAACGACCGTGACGGCAACAGCGTGAGCGGTACCCGTATCGTCGACACCACTGTCGGCCGTGCGCTGCTGTTCCAGGTTGTGCCAAAAGGTCTGTCGTACGACGTCGTCAACCTGCCGATGAAGAAAAAGGCGATCTCCAAGCTGATCAACCAGTGCTACCGCGTGGTTGGTCTGAAAGAGACCGTGATCTTCGCTGACCAGTTGATGTACACCGGTTTCGCTTACTCGACCATCTCCGGCGTTTCCATCGGTGTTAACGACTTCGTTATCCCGGACGAAAAAGCCCGCATCATCGGTGCAGCCACCGACGAAGTGAAAGAGATCGAGAGTCAGTACGCCTCCGGCCTGGTAACCCAGGGCGAGAAGTACAACAAAGTGATCGACCTTTGGTCGAAAGCGAACGACGAAGTTTCCAAGGCAATGATGGCCAACCTCTCGAAAGAGAAGGTTATCGACCGTCATGGCGTTGAAGTCGATCAAGAGTCTTTCAACTCGATGTACATGATGGCTGACTCGGGTGCGCGGGGTTCCGCAGCACAGATTCGTCAGCTGGCCGGTATGCGTGGTCTGATGGCCAAGCCGGACGGTTCCATCATTGAAACGCCGATTACTGCGAACTTCCGTGAAGGTTTGAGCGTACTTCAGTACTTCATCTCCACTCACGGTGCTCGTAAAGGTCTGGCGGATACCGCGTTGAAAACGGCGAACTCCGGTTACCTGACTCGTCGTCTGGTAGACGTGGCGCAGGATCTGGTTGTAACCGAGATCGATTGCGGCACCGAACACGGTCTGCTGATGACTCCGCACATTGAAGGCGGTGACGTTGTAGAGCCGTTGGGTGAGCGCGTATTGGGTCGTGTTATTGCCCGTGACGTGTTCAAGCCAGGCACCGAGGACGTAATCGTTCCTGCCGGTACTCTGGTAGACGAAAAGTGGGTCGAGTTCATCGAGCTGAACAGCATCGACGAAGTGATCGTGCGTTCGCCGATCAGCTGCGAAACCCGCTATGGCATTTGCGCCAAGTGCTACGGCCGTGACTTGGCTCGTGGTCACCAGGTGAACATCGGTGAGGCGGTCGGCGTTATCGCTGCCCAGTCCATCGGTGAGCCGGGTACCCAGCTGACGATGCGTACGTTCCACATCGGTGGTGCGGCAAGCCGGACTTCCGCTGCGGACAGCGTTCAGGTGAAGAATGGCGGTACCGTTCGTCTGCACAATTTGAAGCACGTTGAGCGAGTGGATGGTCACCTGGTTGCTGTGTCCCGTTCCGGTGAGCTGGCCATCGCTGACGACTTCGGTCGTGAGCGCGAGCGTTACAAGCTGCCGTACGGTGCTGTGATTTCGGTTAAAGAAGGTGACAAGGTCGACGCTGGCGCAATCGTGGCCAAGTGGGATCCGCACACTCACCCGATCGTTACCGAAATGAAAGGTACCGTGACCTACGTGGGCATGGAAGAAGGCATCACGATCAAGCGTCAGACTGACGAATTGACCGGTATGACCAACATTGAAGTACTCGACGCGAAAGATCGTCCAGCTGCGGGCAAAGAAATTCGTCCGGCAGTGAAGATGGTTGACGACAACGGCAAGGATCTGTTGCTGCCAGGCACTGACGTTATCGCTCAGTACTTCCTGCCGGCCAACGCCCTGGTCGGTGTTGCGGACGGTGCGAAGATCGCGATCGGTGATGTTATCGCGCGTATCCCGCAAGAAACTTCGAAGACCCGTGACATCACCGGTGGTCTGCCGCGTGTTGCCGACTTGTTCGAAGCTCGTCGTCCGAAAGAAGCGTCGATTCTGGCTGAAGTCAGCGGCACCATCGCGTTCGGTAAAGAAACCAAAGGCAAGCGCCGTCTGGTTATTACCCCGAACGACGGTACCGATCCGTACGAAGAGCTGATTCCGAAGTGGCGTCACCTGAACGTGTTCGAAGGCGAACAGGTAAACCGCGGCGAAGTTATCTCCGACGGTCCAAGCGATCCGCACGACATCCTGCGTCTGCTGGGTGTGAGCGCGCTGGCCAAGTACATCGTGAACGAGATCCAGGACGTTTACCGTCTGCAAGGCGTGAAGATCAACGACAAGCACATCGAGACCATCCTGCGTCAGATGCTGCGTAAAGTTGAAATCGCTGAATCCGGCGATTCCAGCTTCATCAAGGGCGACCAGATGGAACTGACTCACGTACTGGTAGAGAACGAGCGTCTGGGCGGCGAAGACAAGTTCGTCTCCAAGTACACTCGCGTTCTGCTCGGTATCACCAAGGCGTCGTTGTCCACCGAATCGTTCATCTCGGCGGCTTCCTTCCAGGAAACCACTCGTGTACTGACCGAAGCGGCAGTCACCGGCAAGCGCGATTACCTGCGCGGCCTGAAAGAAAACGTTGTCGTGGGTCGTCTGATCCCGGCAGGTACCGGCCTGGCATATCACAGCGAGCGCAAGCGTCGCCGTGAAGCAGACAAGCCGTTGCGCGTAAGCGCCAGTGAAGTGGAAGCTGCACTGACCGAAGCGCTGAACTCGAGCGGTAACTGA
- the rpoB gene encoding DNA-directed RNA polymerase subunit beta — MAYSYTEKKRIRKDFSKLPDVMDVPYLLAIQLDSYREFLQAGATKDQFRDVGLHAAFKSVFPIISYSGNAALEYVGYRLGEPAFDVKECVLRGVTFAVPLRVKVRLIIFDKESSNKAIKDIKEQEVYMGEIPLMTENGTFVINGTERVIVSQLHRSPGVFFDHDRGKTHSSGKLLYSARIIPYRGSWLDFEFDPKDCVFVRIDRRRKLPASVLLRALGYTTEEVLDAFYTTNVFHLSGETLSLELIASRLRGEIAVLDIQDEKGKVIVEAGRRITARHINQIEKAGLKTLEVPLDYVLGRTTAKVIVHPATGEILAECNTELNTEVLAKIAKSGVVRIETLYTNDIDCGPFVSDTLKIDSTSNQLEALVEIYRMMRPGEPPTKDAAETLFNNLFFSPERYDLSAVGRMKFNRRIGRTEIEGSGVLCKEDIVAVLKTLVDIRNGKGIVDDIDHLGNRRVRCVGEMAENQFRVGLVRVERAVKERLSMAESEGLMPQDLINAKPVAAAVKEFFGSSQLSQFMDQNNPLSEITHKRRVSALGPGGLTRERAGFEVRDVHPTHYGRVCPIETPEGPNIGLINSLAAYARTNQYGFLESPYRVVKDALVTDEIVFLSAIEEADHVIAQASATMNDKKMLIDELVAVRHLNEFTVKAPEDVTLMDVSPKQVVSVAASLIPFLEHDDANRALMGSNMQRQAVPTLRADKPLVGTGMERNVARDSGVCVVARRGGVIDSVDASRIVVRVADDEVETGEAGVDIYNLTKYTRSNQNTCINQRPLVRKGDRVQRSDIMADGPSTDMGELALGQNMRIAFMAWNGYNFEDSICLSERVVQEDRFTTIHIQELTCVARDTKLGPEEITADIPNVGEAALNKLDEAGIVYVGAEVGAGDILVGKVTPKGETQLTPEEKLLRAIFGEKASDVKDTSLRVPTGTKGTVIDVQVFTRDGVERDARALSIEKTQLDEIRKDLNEEFRIVEGATFERLRSALVGRKAEGGAGLKKGQDITDEVLDGLEHGQWFKLRMAEDALNEQLEKAQAYIVDRRRLLDDKFEDKKRKLQQGDDLAPGVLKIVKVYLAIRRRIQPGDKMAGRHGNKGVVSVIMPVEDMPHDANGTPVDVVLNPLGVPSRMNVGQILETHLGLAAKGLGEKINRMIEEQRKVAELRTFLDEIYNQIGGRNEDLDSFSDQEILDLAKNLRGGVPMATPVFDGAKESEIKAMLKLADLPESGQMQLTDGRTGNKFERPVTVGYMYMLKLNHLVDDKMHARSTGSYSLVTQQPLGGKAQFGGQRFGEMEVWALEAYGAAYTLQEMLTVKSDDVNGRTKMYKNIVDGDHRMEPGMPESFNVLIKEIRSLGIDIDLETE, encoded by the coding sequence ATGGCTTACTCATATACTGAGAAAAAACGTATCCGCAAGGACTTTAGCAAGTTGCCGGACGTCATGGATGTGCCTTACCTCCTGGCCATCCAGCTGGATTCGTATCGTGAATTCTTGCAAGCGGGAGCGACTAAAGATCAGTTCCGCGACGTGGGCCTGCATGCGGCCTTCAAATCCGTTTTCCCGATCATCAGCTACTCCGGCAATGCTGCGCTGGAGTACGTCGGTTATCGCCTGGGCGAACCGGCATTTGATGTCAAAGAATGCGTATTGCGCGGTGTAACTTTCGCCGTACCTTTGCGGGTAAAAGTGCGCCTGATCATTTTCGACAAAGAATCGTCGAACAAAGCGATCAAGGACATCAAAGAGCAAGAAGTCTACATGGGTGAAATCCCCCTGATGACTGAGAACGGTACCTTCGTAATCAACGGTACCGAGCGTGTAATCGTTTCCCAGCTGCACCGTTCCCCGGGCGTGTTCTTCGACCACGACCGCGGCAAGACGCATAGCTCCGGCAAACTGCTGTACTCCGCGCGCATCATTCCTTACCGCGGCTCGTGGCTGGACTTCGAGTTCGACCCGAAAGACTGCGTGTTCGTGCGTATCGACCGTCGTCGCAAGCTGCCGGCATCGGTGCTGCTGCGTGCGCTCGGCTATACCACTGAAGAAGTGCTGGACGCTTTCTACACCACCAACGTTTTCCACCTGAGCGGCGAAACCCTCAGCCTGGAACTGATTGCTTCGCGTCTGCGTGGTGAAATTGCGGTTCTGGATATTCAGGACGAGAAAGGCAAAGTCATCGTTGAAGCTGGCCGCCGTATTACCGCGCGCCACATCAACCAGATCGAAAAAGCCGGCCTCAAGACCCTGGAAGTGCCTCTGGACTACGTCCTCGGTCGCACTACCGCCAAGGTCATCGTGCATCCGGCTACCGGCGAAATCCTGGCAGAGTGCAACACCGAGCTGAACACTGAAGTCCTGGCAAAAATTGCCAAGTCCGGCGTTGTTCGCATCGAAACTCTGTACACCAACGACATCGACTGCGGTCCGTTCGTCTCCGATACGCTGAAGATCGACTCCACCAGCAACCAATTGGAAGCGCTGGTCGAGATCTATCGCATGATGCGTCCGGGCGAGCCACCAACCAAAGACGCTGCCGAAACCCTGTTCAACAACCTGTTCTTCAGCCCTGAGCGCTATGACCTGTCTGCGGTCGGCCGGATGAAGTTCAACCGTCGTATCGGTCGTACCGAGATCGAAGGTTCGGGCGTGCTGTGCAAGGAAGACATCGTCGCGGTACTGAAGACTCTGGTCGACATCCGTAACGGTAAAGGCATCGTCGATGACATCGACCACCTGGGTAACCGTCGTGTTCGCTGCGTAGGCGAAATGGCCGAGAACCAGTTCCGCGTTGGCCTGGTACGTGTTGAGCGTGCGGTCAAAGAGCGTCTGTCGATGGCTGAAAGCGAAGGCTTGATGCCGCAAGACCTGATCAACGCCAAGCCAGTGGCTGCGGCGGTGAAAGAGTTCTTCGGTTCCAGCCAGCTCTCGCAGTTCATGGACCAGAACAACCCGCTGTCCGAGATCACCCACAAGCGTCGTGTCTCCGCACTCGGCCCTGGTGGTCTGACTCGTGAACGCGCAGGCTTTGAAGTTCGTGACGTACACCCGACTCACTACGGTCGTGTATGCCCGATTGAAACGCCGGAAGGTCCGAACATCGGTCTGATCAACTCCTTGGCTGCGTACGCTCGCACTAACCAGTACGGCTTCCTCGAGAGCCCGTACCGTGTGGTGAAAGACGCTCTGGTCACCGACGAGATCGTGTTCCTGTCTGCCATCGAAGAAGCCGATCACGTGATCGCTCAGGCTTCGGCCACGATGAACGACAAGAAAATGCTGATTGACGAACTGGTAGCTGTTCGTCACTTAAACGAGTTCACCGTCAAGGCGCCGGAAGACGTCACCTTGATGGACGTATCGCCGAAGCAGGTAGTTTCGGTTGCAGCGTCGCTGATCCCGTTCCTCGAACACGATGACGCCAACCGTGCGTTGATGGGTTCGAACATGCAGCGTCAAGCTGTACCAACCCTGCGCGCTGACAAGCCGCTGGTCGGTACCGGCATGGAGCGTAACGTAGCCCGTGACTCCGGCGTTTGCGTCGTGGCTCGTCGTGGCGGCGTGATCGACTCCGTCGATGCCAGCCGTATCGTGGTTCGTGTTGCTGATGACGAAGTTGAAACCGGTGAAGCTGGTGTCGACATCTACAACCTGACCAAATACACGCGCTCCAACCAGAACACCTGCATCAACCAGCGTCCGCTGGTGCGTAAAGGTGATCGGGTTCAGCGCAGCGACATCATGGCTGACGGCCCGTCCACTGACATGGGTGAGCTGGCGCTGGGTCAGAACATGCGCATCGCGTTCATGGCCTGGAACGGTTACAACTTCGAAGACTCCATCTGCCTGTCGGAGCGAGTTGTTCAAGAAGATCGCTTTACCACGATCCACATTCAGGAACTGACCTGTGTGGCACGTGACACCAAGCTTGGGCCAGAGGAAATCACTGCAGACATCCCTAACGTGGGTGAAGCTGCACTGAACAAGCTGGACGAAGCCGGGATCGTTTACGTAGGTGCTGAAGTTGGCGCAGGCGACATCCTGGTCGGTAAGGTCACTCCGAAAGGCGAGACCCAACTGACTCCGGAAGAAAAACTGCTGCGTGCCATCTTCGGTGAAAAAGCCAGCGACGTTAAAGACACCTCCCTGCGTGTACCTACCGGTACCAAAGGTACGGTGATCGACGTACAGGTCTTCACCCGTGACGGCGTTGAGCGTGATGCTCGTGCACTGTCGATCGAGAAGACTCAGCTCGACGAGATCCGCAAGGATCTGAACGAAGAGTTCCGTATCGTTGAAGGCGCGACTTTCGAACGTCTGCGTTCCGCTCTGGTAGGCCGCAAGGCTGAAGGCGGCGCTGGTCTGAAGAAAGGTCAGGACATCACCGACGAAGTACTCGACGGTCTTGAGCATGGTCAGTGGTTCAAACTGCGCATGGCTGAAGATGCTCTGAACGAGCAGCTCGAGAAGGCTCAAGCCTACATCGTTGATCGTCGCCGTCTGCTGGACGACAAGTTCGAAGACAAGAAGCGCAAACTGCAGCAGGGCGATGACCTGGCTCCAGGTGTGCTGAAAATCGTCAAGGTTTACCTGGCAATCCGTCGCCGCATCCAGCCGGGCGACAAGATGGCCGGTCGTCACGGTAACAAAGGTGTGGTCTCTGTGATCATGCCGGTTGAAGACATGCCGCACGATGCCAATGGCACCCCGGTCGACGTCGTTCTCAACCCGCTGGGCGTACCTTCGCGTATGAACGTTGGTCAGATCCTTGAAACCCACCTGGGCCTCGCGGCCAAAGGTCTGGGCGAGAAGATCAACCGGATGATCGAAGAGCAGCGTAAAGTCGCTGAACTGCGTACCTTCCTGGACGAGATCTACAACCAGATCGGCGGTCGTAACGAAGATCTGGACAGCTTCTCCGATCAGGAAATCCTGGATCTGGCGAAGAACCTGCGTGGCGGTGTTCCAATGGCCACCCCAGTGTTCGACGGCGCCAAGGAAAGCGAAATCAAGGCCATGCTGAAACTGGCAGACCTGCCGGAAAGCGGCCAGATGCAGCTGACTGACGGCCGTACCGGCAACAAGTTCGAGCGTCCAGTTACCGTTGGCTACATGTACATGCTGAAGCTGAACCACTTGGTAGACGACAAGATGCACGCGCGTTCTACCGGTTCGTACAGCCTGGTTACCCAGCAGCCGCTGGGTGGTAAGGCACAGTTCGGTGGTCAGCGTTTCGGGGAGATGGAGGTCTGGGCACTGGAAGCATACGGTGCTGCTTACACTCTGCAAGAAATGCTCACAGTGAAGTCGGACGATGTGAACGGCCGTACCAAGATGTACAAAAACATCGTGGATGGCGATCACCGTATGGAGCCGGGCATGCCCGAGTCCTTCAACGTGTTGATCAAGGAAATTCGTTCCCTCGGCATCGATATCGATCTGGAAACCGAATAA
- the rplL gene encoding 50S ribosomal protein L7/L12, whose amino-acid sequence MSLTNEQIIDAIGEKSVLEIVELIKAMEEKFGVSAAAASAGPAAAAAVVEEQTEFNVILKGAGEKKVNVIKAVRELTGLGLKEAKEKVDTAPQVIAEGVSKEAAEDAKKKLEEAGAEVEVK is encoded by the coding sequence ATGTCTCTGACTAACGAACAAATCATCGACGCAATCGGCGAAAAATCGGTTCTGGAAATCGTTGAGCTGATCAAGGCAATGGAAGAGAAGTTCGGCGTATCCGCTGCCGCTGCTTCTGCTGGTCCAGCTGCTGCTGCCGCTGTTGTTGAAGAGCAAACCGAGTTCAACGTTATCCTGAAAGGCGCTGGCGAGAAGAAAGTCAACGTGATCAAGGCTGTACGTGAACTGACCGGTCTGGGTCTGAAAGAAGCCAAGGAGAAGGTTGACACCGCTCCTCAGGTTATCGCTGAAGGCGTTTCGAAAGAAGCTGCTGAAGACGCGAAGAAGAAGCTGGAAGAAGCAGGCGCTGAAGTCGAAGTTAAGTAA
- the rplJ gene encoding 50S ribosomal protein L10 — MAINLEDKKAIVAEVNEAAKVALSAVVVDARGVTVGAMTGLRKEAREAGVYVRVVRNTLLKRAVADTEYSVLNDVFTGPTLIAFSNEHPGAAARLFKEFAKGQDKFEIKAAAFEGKFLAANQIDVLASLPTRDEAISQLMSVIQGATSKLARTLAALRDQKEAAAA; from the coding sequence GTGGCAATTAATCTCGAAGACAAGAAGGCCATCGTCGCTGAAGTCAACGAGGCTGCCAAAGTCGCTCTGTCCGCTGTCGTGGTTGATGCACGTGGCGTAACAGTAGGCGCAATGACCGGACTCCGTAAAGAGGCTCGTGAAGCTGGCGTTTACGTACGTGTTGTACGTAACACCCTGCTCAAGCGCGCTGTTGCTGACACTGAATACAGTGTTCTCAACGACGTGTTCACCGGCCCGACCTTGATCGCATTCTCCAATGAACACCCGGGTGCTGCTGCTCGTCTGTTCAAAGAGTTCGCTAAAGGTCAGGACAAGTTCGAGATCAAGGCAGCTGCGTTCGAGGGCAAGTTCCTCGCAGCTAATCAGATCGACGTTCTGGCAAGCCTGCCGACCCGTGACGAAGCAATTTCTCAGCTGATGAGCGTGATTCAAGGCGCTACCAGCAAATTGGCTCGTACTCTGGCGGCACTTCGCGACCAGAAAGAAGCTGCTGCAGCCTAA
- the rplA gene encoding 50S ribosomal protein L1, whose translation MAKLTKRQKAIAGKIEAGKAYNIVDAAALLAELSTVKFSESFDVAVNLGVDPRKSDQVVRSATVLPHGTGKTVRVAVFTQGPAAEAALAAGADRVGMDDLAAEMKGGDLNYDVVIASPDAMRVVGQLGQILGPRGLMPNPKVGTVTPDVATAVKNAKAGQVRYRTDKNGIIHTSVGKMGFDAVKLKENVEALIADLKRIKPASSKGIYVKRVTLSTTMGPGLVIDQSSLDA comes from the coding sequence ATGGCTAAGCTGACCAAGCGTCAAAAGGCTATCGCCGGCAAAATCGAAGCAGGCAAGGCCTACAACATTGTAGACGCCGCTGCCCTGCTGGCCGAGCTGTCGACTGTCAAGTTCAGCGAGTCGTTTGACGTTGCTGTAAACCTGGGTGTAGACCCGCGTAAATCCGACCAGGTTGTTCGTAGCGCTACTGTGCTGCCGCACGGCACTGGCAAGACTGTTCGCGTTGCTGTATTCACCCAGGGTCCAGCTGCCGAGGCCGCTCTGGCTGCCGGCGCTGACCGTGTAGGTATGGACGACCTGGCTGCCGAAATGAAAGGCGGCGACCTGAACTATGACGTAGTGATCGCATCCCCGGATGCCATGCGCGTTGTAGGTCAGCTGGGCCAGATCCTCGGCCCACGTGGTCTGATGCCTAACCCTAAGGTTGGTACCGTAACTCCAGACGTAGCTACTGCGGTCAAGAACGCTAAAGCTGGTCAGGTTCGTTATCGCACCGACAAAAACGGCATCATTCACACTTCCGTTGGCAAGATGGGCTTCGACGCCGTCAAGCTGAAGGAAAACGTTGAAGCCCTGATCGCTGATCTGAAGCGTATCAAGCCAGCTTCCTCGAAAGGTATCTACGTCAAGCGCGTTACCCTGAGCACCACCATGGGCCCAGGTCTGGTTATCGACCAGAGCTCGCTGGACGCGTAA